Proteins encoded together in one Microbacterium sp. zg-Y625 window:
- a CDS encoding primosomal protein N' translates to MTTRRVARVLIDSPLPQLDRLFDYEVPDELVDTVTPGIRVRVPLRTAGRVVDAYVVETGEADAAGRPLSLVESVISPVAVLPPGLYALARRAADRAAGSASDILRLAVPKRMVRAEKAWFARATVAAPAVAEADAAWADAVLAAFPGLSDAIAAGERLAVDAPPHPARLASGEDVGAWAELLAAAAVRTLTSGRSAVLVVPDHRDQAQLELALAGRVPDDALVRDDARRSGPERYASYLRVLAPQPCVVIGNRSTVYAPAHEPGLVAIWDDGDPLLAEPLSPGVHARDAALVRQELDGAALLFAGHTRTTDVERLVAVGWVREVPARRRTSPRVVLSATREGESHGARVPSSAFAAAREGLASGPVLVQVSRPGYAPVLVCADCRTPARCPHCAGPLRARRPGAIPECALCGRSAPAWKCANCESTRLRMASSGSERTADELGRAFPGTRVIVADGVHQVTAVDARPALVIATRGAEPIAAGGYRAVVLLDGDRMLMADDLRIGESCLRWWSNAAALAAPGAPVHLVGVTGAVARALATWTQSAYARNELAERAPLHMPPVVRVAAIQGSTQAVRTCLDTLRDDVPALGDDAVLGPVSAEDGARAVVRFDYGVGRAVAESLRSAVIADALHARRPTKGRPGPSRATLRVRVDVPDLDL, encoded by the coding sequence GTGACGACCCGTCGCGTCGCACGCGTGCTGATCGACTCGCCGCTTCCGCAGTTGGACCGGCTGTTCGACTACGAGGTCCCCGACGAGCTCGTCGACACGGTGACGCCCGGCATCCGCGTGCGCGTGCCGCTGCGCACCGCCGGCCGCGTCGTCGACGCCTACGTCGTCGAGACGGGAGAGGCGGATGCCGCCGGGCGCCCGCTGTCGCTGGTCGAGTCGGTGATCTCGCCGGTCGCGGTGCTGCCCCCGGGCCTGTACGCGCTCGCACGGCGGGCCGCCGACCGGGCCGCCGGCTCGGCATCCGACATCCTGCGGCTCGCCGTACCCAAGCGCATGGTGCGGGCCGAGAAGGCGTGGTTCGCGCGGGCGACTGTGGCCGCGCCCGCAGTCGCCGAGGCGGATGCCGCGTGGGCCGACGCCGTGCTCGCGGCGTTCCCCGGGCTCTCCGACGCGATCGCCGCGGGGGAGCGGCTCGCGGTGGACGCACCGCCGCACCCGGCCCGGCTGGCTTCGGGCGAGGACGTCGGGGCGTGGGCGGAGCTGCTCGCCGCGGCCGCCGTGCGCACGCTGACCTCGGGCCGCAGCGCCGTGCTCGTCGTCCCGGACCACCGCGACCAGGCGCAGCTGGAACTCGCCCTCGCCGGCCGCGTGCCCGACGACGCCCTCGTGCGCGACGACGCGCGCCGCTCCGGTCCCGAGCGCTACGCCTCGTACCTGCGGGTGCTGGCCCCCCAGCCCTGCGTCGTCATCGGCAACCGCTCCACCGTGTACGCCCCGGCGCACGAGCCCGGACTCGTCGCGATCTGGGACGACGGCGACCCGCTGCTGGCCGAACCGCTCAGCCCCGGCGTGCACGCCCGCGACGCGGCGCTCGTGCGGCAGGAGCTCGACGGCGCGGCGCTGCTGTTCGCCGGCCACACCCGCACCACCGACGTCGAGCGGCTCGTCGCGGTCGGCTGGGTGCGCGAGGTGCCCGCCCGCCGCCGCACGAGTCCCCGCGTCGTCCTCTCGGCGACGCGCGAGGGCGAATCCCACGGCGCGCGCGTGCCCTCGTCGGCCTTCGCCGCCGCCCGCGAGGGCCTGGCATCCGGGCCGGTGCTCGTGCAGGTGTCGCGCCCCGGCTACGCCCCGGTGCTCGTGTGCGCCGACTGCCGCACACCGGCGCGCTGCCCGCACTGCGCCGGACCGCTGCGCGCCCGTCGGCCTGGCGCCATTCCCGAGTGCGCGCTGTGCGGACGCAGCGCCCCCGCATGGAAGTGCGCCAACTGCGAGAGCACGCGGCTGCGCATGGCCTCGTCCGGCAGCGAGCGCACCGCCGACGAGCTCGGGCGCGCGTTCCCCGGCACGCGCGTCATCGTCGCCGACGGCGTGCATCAGGTCACAGCGGTGGATGCCAGGCCCGCCCTCGTCATCGCCACGCGCGGCGCGGAGCCCATCGCCGCCGGCGGCTACCGCGCCGTCGTGCTGCTCGACGGCGACCGCATGCTCATGGCCGACGACCTGCGCATCGGCGAGTCCTGTCTGCGCTGGTGGTCCAACGCCGCGGCACTGGCCGCCCCCGGCGCGCCGGTGCACCTCGTCGGGGTCACCGGGGCCGTCGCCCGGGCGCTGGCGACCTGGACGCAGTCCGCCTATGCCCGCAACGAACTGGCCGAGCGGGCGCCTCTCCACATGCCGCCGGTCGTGCGGGTAGCCGCGATCCAGGGGTCGACCCAGGCCGTCCGCACGTGCCTCGACACCCTGCGCGACGACGTGCCGGCACTCGGCGACGACGCTGTGCTCGGCCCCGTGAGCGCCGAGGACGGCGCCCGTGCGGTGGTGCGCTTCGACTACGGCGTCGGCCGTGCCGTCGCCGAGAGCCTGCGCTCGGCCGTCATCGCCGATGCCCTCCACGCCCGACGCCCCACGAAGGGACGCCCCGGCCCGAGCCGTGCGACCCTGAGAGTGCGGGTCGACGTTCCCGATCTGGATCTGTAA
- the metK gene encoding methionine adenosyltransferase, whose amino-acid sequence MTDLRLFTSESVTEGHPDKICDQISDSILDAILTEDPNGRVAVETLVTTGLVHVAGEVSTSAYVEIPAIVRDVVNRIGYTSSDAGFDGNSCGVSVSIGAQSSDIAAGVDKAFERREDGSEDPHDLQGAGDQGIMFGYATDETPQLMPMAIWTAHRIAERLSAVRRSGELPFLRPDGKTQVTLGYDGHTPRTVESVVLSTQHQADISQKALRAAVRAEVIDPVLEETGLALPDVKYFINPAGPFVTGGPKGDAGLTGRKIIIDTYGGAARHGGGAFSGKDPSKVDRSAAYAMRWVAKNAVAAGLAERLEVQVAYAIGKAKPVGLYVETFGTGRVSDETIRRAIRDVFDLRPKAIIEHLDLLRPIYAQTAAYGHFGRELPDFTWERTDRVEELRTAAGL is encoded by the coding sequence ATGACCGACCTGCGCCTGTTCACCTCCGAGTCCGTCACCGAGGGTCACCCCGACAAGATCTGCGACCAGATCTCCGACAGCATCCTCGACGCGATCCTCACGGAGGACCCGAACGGCCGCGTCGCCGTCGAGACGCTCGTGACGACGGGGCTGGTGCATGTCGCCGGCGAGGTGTCCACGAGCGCGTACGTCGAGATCCCCGCGATCGTGCGCGACGTCGTGAACCGCATCGGCTACACCTCCAGCGACGCCGGCTTCGACGGCAACTCGTGCGGTGTGAGCGTGTCGATCGGCGCACAGTCCTCCGACATCGCCGCGGGCGTCGACAAGGCGTTCGAGCGCCGCGAGGACGGATCCGAGGACCCGCACGACCTGCAGGGCGCCGGCGACCAGGGCATCATGTTCGGCTACGCCACCGATGAGACGCCGCAGCTCATGCCGATGGCCATCTGGACCGCCCACCGCATCGCCGAGCGGCTCTCCGCCGTGCGACGCTCCGGGGAGCTGCCCTTCCTCCGCCCCGACGGCAAGACGCAGGTCACCCTCGGCTACGACGGGCACACCCCGCGCACGGTCGAATCGGTCGTGCTGTCCACGCAGCACCAGGCCGACATCTCGCAGAAGGCCCTCCGCGCGGCGGTGCGGGCCGAGGTCATCGACCCCGTGCTCGAAGAGACCGGGCTCGCGCTTCCCGACGTCAAATACTTCATCAACCCCGCGGGTCCCTTCGTCACCGGCGGCCCCAAGGGCGACGCCGGGCTCACCGGCCGCAAGATCATCATCGACACCTACGGCGGCGCCGCCCGTCACGGCGGCGGGGCGTTCAGCGGCAAGGACCCGTCGAAGGTCGACCGCTCCGCGGCCTACGCGATGCGCTGGGTGGCGAAGAACGCCGTCGCCGCGGGCCTGGCCGAGCGGCTCGAGGTGCAGGTCGCCTACGCGATCGGCAAGGCCAAGCCCGTCGGGCTCTATGTCGAGACCTTCGGCACCGGCCGCGTGTCCGACGAGACGATCCGCCGCGCGATCCGCGACGTGTTCGACCTGCGTCCGAAGGCGATCATCGAGCACCTCGACCTGCTGCGCCCCATCTACGCGCAGACCGCGGCCTACGGACACTTCGGCCGCGAACTGCCCGACTTCACGTGGGAGCGCACCGACCGCGTCGAGGAGCTCCGCACGGCCGCAGGCCTGTAG
- the rpoZ gene encoding DNA-directed RNA polymerase subunit omega, whose product MATRDQGIIDPPIDALLEKVDSKYQLVIYASKRARQINDYYSDLHEGNLFDNVGPLVDSTVEDKPLTIALHEIHEDKLRLRHVD is encoded by the coding sequence ATGGCCACTCGCGACCAGGGCATCATCGACCCGCCCATCGACGCACTGCTGGAGAAGGTCGACTCCAAGTACCAGCTCGTGATCTACGCATCCAAGCGCGCGCGTCAGATCAACGACTACTACTCCGACCTGCACGAGGGCAACCTCTTCGACAACGTCGGCCCGCTCGTCGACTCGACCGTCGAGGACAAGCCGCTGACCATCGCGCTGCACGAGATCCACGAGGACAAGCTGCGCCTCCGTCACGTCGACTGA
- the gmk gene encoding guanylate kinase, translated as MVDAQHPPEVDRAAASRRAVAARRERAALKRDVATRVISPQELLRRALAEPTSPAGAMRVPEFLTSIPAIGEGKRDRILQQLGISPVKRLGGLGTRQRVALQRFLDERWPEPVARTGRSRLIVLAGPTAVGKGTVAAYIKEHHPEIMLSVSATTRAPRPGEVEGEHYFFVDDAEFDRLVRDGELLEHATVHNHHRYGTPRAPIDAALAEGRTVLLEIDLQGARQVRAAEPSATLVFLLPPSWDELVQRLVGRGTEGDEERARRLRTAKVELAAQGEFDYRVVNDDVAHAAAEVAKIAR; from the coding sequence ATGGTTGATGCACAGCATCCTCCCGAAGTCGACCGCGCCGCGGCATCCCGCCGTGCGGTCGCCGCCCGTCGCGAGCGCGCGGCGCTGAAGCGCGACGTCGCCACTCGCGTGATCTCGCCGCAGGAGCTGCTGCGCCGGGCGCTGGCTGAGCCGACGTCGCCGGCGGGAGCCATGCGGGTGCCGGAGTTCCTCACCTCGATCCCCGCGATCGGGGAGGGAAAGCGCGACCGCATCCTGCAGCAGCTGGGCATCTCGCCCGTCAAGCGCCTGGGCGGGCTCGGCACGCGCCAGCGCGTGGCGCTGCAGCGGTTCCTCGACGAACGCTGGCCGGAGCCCGTGGCGCGTACCGGTCGCAGCCGGCTGATCGTGCTGGCCGGTCCCACCGCCGTGGGCAAGGGGACGGTCGCCGCGTACATCAAGGAGCACCACCCCGAGATCATGCTGTCGGTCTCGGCGACCACGCGCGCGCCGCGGCCGGGCGAGGTCGAGGGCGAGCACTACTTCTTCGTCGACGACGCCGAGTTCGACCGCCTGGTACGTGACGGCGAGCTGCTCGAGCACGCCACCGTGCACAACCACCACCGCTACGGCACGCCCCGCGCGCCGATCGACGCGGCGCTGGCCGAAGGACGCACGGTGCTGCTGGAGATCGACCTGCAGGGCGCCCGGCAGGTGCGCGCGGCCGAGCCCAGCGCCACGCTCGTCTTCCTGCTGCCGCCGAGCTGGGACGAGCTCGTGCAGCGCCTGGTCGGACGGGGCACCGAGGGCGACGAGGAGCGGGCCCGTCGCCTGCGGACGGCGAAGGTGGAGCTCGCCGCACAGGGCGAGTTCGACTATCGCGTGGTCAACGACGACGTGGCGCACGCCGCCGCCGAGGTCGCGAAGATCGCGCGCTGA
- the pyrF gene encoding orotidine-5'-phosphate decarboxylase, with the protein MTGFGGRLREALATRGPLCVGIDPHEHLLAEWGLPASAAGTRDFGLRVVDAAAGRVGIVKPQVSFFERWGSAGFAALEEVLAAARAAGLLIIADAKRGDIGTTMDAYARAWLTPGSPLEADAVTLSPYLGVGALTGTLEYALAHGKGAFVLAATSNSEARRLQGARDGGDGTVAASVVAEISAFNARTAAAGEPAGVGFVIGATVDLAEAGLADALLPAAPVLAPGFGAQGAQPTHLAALTRSLASPVVASESRSILSVGPTTLAARIAERAALYPEVEHG; encoded by the coding sequence ATGACCGGGTTCGGCGGGCGACTGCGCGAGGCCCTCGCGACGCGGGGACCTCTCTGCGTCGGGATCGATCCGCACGAGCACCTGCTGGCCGAGTGGGGTCTTCCCGCATCGGCGGCCGGGACCCGTGACTTCGGGCTGCGCGTCGTGGATGCCGCGGCCGGCCGCGTCGGCATCGTCAAGCCCCAGGTGTCTTTCTTCGAGCGGTGGGGATCCGCCGGGTTCGCAGCGCTCGAAGAGGTGCTCGCGGCGGCGCGCGCGGCGGGCCTCCTCATCATCGCCGACGCCAAGCGCGGCGACATCGGGACGACGATGGACGCCTACGCCCGCGCGTGGCTGACCCCCGGGTCGCCGCTCGAGGCGGACGCGGTGACCCTCAGCCCGTACCTCGGCGTGGGAGCGCTGACCGGCACGCTGGAGTACGCGCTCGCGCACGGCAAGGGCGCGTTCGTGCTCGCCGCCACCAGCAACAGCGAGGCCCGGCGGCTGCAGGGCGCCCGCGACGGCGGGGACGGAACGGTCGCCGCCAGCGTGGTGGCGGAGATCTCGGCTTTCAACGCGCGCACCGCGGCGGCGGGGGAGCCCGCCGGGGTCGGCTTCGTGATCGGCGCGACCGTCGACCTGGCCGAGGCCGGGCTGGCGGACGCGCTTCTCCCCGCGGCCCCCGTGCTGGCGCCCGGCTTCGGCGCCCAGGGCGCGCAGCCGACGCACCTGGCGGCGCTGACGAGGAGTCTTGCCTCGCCGGTCGTCGCCAGTGAGAGTCGCAGCATCCTGTCGGTGGGTCCGACGACACTTGCCGCACGCATCGCTGAGCGTGCGGCGCTGTACCCGGAGGTGGAACATGGTTGA
- the carB gene encoding carbamoyl-phosphate synthase large subunit, protein MPKRDDITSVLVIGSGPIVIGQAAEFDYSGTQACRVLREEGVRVILVNPNPATIMTDPDFADATYIEPITPEVIETIIAKEKPDAILPTLGGQTALNAAMALDKAGILDKYGVELIGAKVEAIEKGEDRQIFKQLVIDAGAEVAASRIAHTMDEVLAAADELGYPLVVRPSFTMGGLGSGFAYDERDLRRIAGAGLHDSPTSEVLLEESILGWKEYELELMRDTADNTVVVCSIENVDPVGVHTGDSITVAPALTLTDREYQKMRDIGIDIIRAVGVDTGGCNIQFAVDPQTGRIIVIEMNPRVSRSSALASKATGFPIAKIAAKLAIGYRLDEIPNDITKVTPASFEPTLDYVVVKVPRFNFEKFPAADVTLTTTMKSVGEAMAIGRNYATALQKALRSLEKRGSSFHWGDEERSVEELLEVAKTPTDGRIVVLQQAMRKGASIEQAFEATKIDPWFLDQIVLINEVAEFVRTAGELDADTLRTAKEHGFSDAQIAQLRGIPEAEVRGIRHALSIRPVYKTVDTCAGEFPALTPYHYSSYDAETEITPSDRTKVVIIGSGPNRIGQGVEFDYSCVHASFALSDAGYETIMVNCNPETVSTDYDTSDRLYFEPLTLEDVLEVLHAEAQSGTILGVICQMGGQTPLGLAKGIEEAGYTILGTQPEAIDLAEERELFSRLLDEAGLVAPRSGTAIDVDGAVAVAEGIGYPVLVRPSFVLGGRGMEIVYDTASLRDYFVRIADQAIIGPGMPLLVDRFLDDAVEIDVDALYDGTDLYIGGVMEHLEEAGIHSGDSSCTLPPMSLGRGEIDRVREATRAIAEGVGVRGLLNVQFAVSAGVLYVIEANPRASRTVPFVSKALGIPMAKAAARIMAGTPIAGLIAEGMLPEQDGSRVPLDAPIAVKEAVLPFKRFRTKDGRMVDSVLGPEMRSTGEVMGIDRDFPTAFAKSQAAAYGGMPLEGTVFISVADDDKRAVILPAHRLQELGYTITATEGTAEILARNGIAVTVVRKYSETVESGEPNIVDLINAGEIDMIVNTPSGGISRADGYEIRAAAVAADKALFTTMAVLGAAVSALPVLREGFRVRSLQEYAADRAADLAASQGDRGGR, encoded by the coding sequence ATGCCTAAGCGCGACGACATCACCTCCGTCCTCGTCATCGGATCCGGCCCGATCGTCATCGGGCAGGCCGCCGAGTTCGACTACTCCGGCACGCAGGCCTGCCGCGTGCTGCGCGAGGAGGGCGTGCGCGTCATCCTGGTGAACCCGAACCCGGCCACGATCATGACCGACCCGGACTTCGCCGATGCGACCTACATCGAGCCGATCACCCCGGAGGTGATCGAGACGATCATCGCCAAGGAGAAGCCCGACGCGATCCTGCCGACCCTCGGTGGCCAGACGGCGCTGAACGCCGCGATGGCGCTGGACAAGGCCGGCATCCTCGACAAGTACGGCGTGGAGCTCATCGGAGCCAAGGTCGAAGCGATCGAGAAGGGCGAGGACCGCCAGATCTTCAAGCAGCTGGTGATCGACGCCGGCGCCGAGGTCGCAGCCTCGCGCATCGCCCACACGATGGACGAGGTGCTCGCCGCCGCCGACGAGCTCGGCTACCCGCTCGTGGTGCGTCCGTCGTTCACGATGGGGGGCCTGGGGTCCGGATTCGCCTACGACGAGCGCGACCTCCGTCGCATCGCCGGCGCGGGCCTGCACGACTCGCCCACGAGCGAGGTGCTGCTGGAGGAGTCGATCCTCGGCTGGAAGGAGTATGAGCTCGAGCTCATGCGCGACACCGCAGACAACACGGTCGTCGTCTGCTCCATCGAGAACGTCGACCCGGTGGGCGTGCACACCGGCGACTCCATCACGGTCGCCCCGGCGCTGACCCTCACCGACCGCGAGTACCAGAAGATGCGCGACATCGGCATCGACATCATCCGCGCGGTGGGTGTGGATACCGGCGGCTGCAACATCCAGTTCGCCGTCGACCCCCAGACCGGGCGCATCATCGTCATCGAGATGAACCCGCGCGTCTCGCGGTCGTCGGCGCTGGCCTCGAAGGCGACCGGGTTCCCGATCGCCAAGATCGCCGCGAAGCTCGCCATCGGCTACCGCCTCGACGAGATCCCCAACGACATCACCAAGGTGACGCCGGCCAGCTTCGAGCCGACGCTGGACTACGTCGTGGTGAAGGTGCCGCGCTTCAACTTCGAGAAGTTCCCCGCGGCGGATGTCACCCTCACCACCACCATGAAGTCGGTCGGCGAGGCGATGGCCATCGGCCGCAACTACGCCACGGCGCTGCAGAAGGCGCTGCGCTCGCTCGAGAAGCGCGGCTCCAGCTTCCACTGGGGAGACGAAGAGCGCTCCGTCGAGGAGCTGCTCGAGGTCGCGAAGACCCCCACCGATGGCCGCATCGTCGTGCTGCAGCAGGCCATGCGCAAGGGCGCGAGCATCGAGCAGGCGTTCGAGGCCACCAAGATCGACCCCTGGTTCCTCGACCAGATCGTCCTCATCAACGAGGTCGCCGAGTTCGTGCGCACGGCGGGCGAACTGGATGCCGACACCCTCCGCACCGCCAAGGAGCACGGCTTCAGCGACGCGCAGATCGCGCAGCTGCGCGGCATCCCCGAGGCCGAGGTGCGCGGCATCCGTCACGCGCTGTCGATCCGCCCGGTGTACAAGACCGTCGACACGTGCGCGGGGGAGTTCCCCGCGCTGACGCCCTACCACTACTCCAGCTACGACGCCGAGACCGAGATCACCCCCTCGGATCGCACCAAGGTCGTCATCATCGGCTCGGGCCCCAACCGCATCGGCCAGGGCGTGGAGTTCGACTACTCGTGCGTGCACGCCTCGTTCGCCCTGTCGGACGCGGGCTACGAGACGATCATGGTCAACTGCAACCCCGAGACCGTCTCGACCGACTACGACACGAGCGACCGGCTGTACTTCGAGCCGCTGACCCTCGAGGACGTCCTCGAAGTGCTGCACGCCGAGGCGCAGTCCGGCACCATCCTCGGCGTCATCTGCCAGATGGGCGGCCAGACGCCGCTGGGCCTTGCCAAGGGCATCGAAGAGGCCGGCTACACCATCCTCGGCACGCAGCCCGAGGCCATCGACCTCGCCGAGGAGCGGGAGCTGTTCTCGCGCCTGCTCGATGAGGCGGGCCTCGTCGCGCCGCGCAGCGGCACCGCGATCGACGTCGACGGCGCCGTGGCGGTCGCGGAGGGCATCGGCTACCCGGTGCTCGTGCGCCCGAGCTTCGTGCTCGGCGGTCGCGGCATGGAGATCGTCTACGACACCGCGAGCCTGCGCGACTACTTCGTGCGCATCGCCGACCAGGCCATCATCGGCCCCGGCATGCCGCTGCTCGTGGACCGCTTCCTCGACGACGCCGTGGAGATCGACGTCGACGCGCTCTACGACGGCACCGACCTGTACATCGGCGGCGTCATGGAGCACCTCGAGGAGGCCGGCATCCACTCCGGCGACTCGAGCTGCACGCTGCCGCCGATGTCGCTCGGCCGCGGCGAGATCGACCGCGTGCGCGAGGCGACGCGGGCCATCGCCGAGGGCGTGGGCGTGCGGGGTCTGCTGAACGTGCAGTTCGCCGTCAGCGCGGGCGTGCTCTACGTCATCGAGGCGAACCCCCGGGCCAGCCGCACGGTGCCGTTCGTCTCCAAGGCGCTCGGCATCCCCATGGCCAAGGCGGCCGCCCGCATCATGGCGGGCACCCCCATCGCCGGGCTCATCGCCGAGGGGATGCTGCCCGAGCAGGACGGCTCGCGCGTGCCGCTGGATGCCCCCATCGCCGTCAAGGAGGCGGTGCTGCCGTTCAAGCGGTTCCGCACCAAGGACGGCCGCATGGTCGACTCCGTGCTCGGCCCGGAGATGCGCTCGACGGGCGAGGTCATGGGGATCGACCGCGACTTCCCCACGGCGTTCGCCAAGAGCCAGGCGGCGGCGTACGGCGGGATGCCGCTGGAGGGGACCGTCTTCATCTCGGTCGCCGACGACGACAAGCGCGCCGTGATCCTGCCCGCCCACCGGCTGCAGGAGCTCGGCTACACGATCACCGCGACCGAGGGCACGGCCGAGATCCTCGCGCGCAACGGCATCGCCGTGACGGTGGTGCGGAAGTACTCCGAGACGGTCGAGAGCGGTGAGCCCAACATCGTCGACCTCATCAATGCGGGCGAGATCGACATGATCGTCAACACCCCGTCGGGCGGGATCTCCCGTGCGGACGGCTACGAGATCCGTGCCGCAGCGGTGGCCGCCGACAAGGCGCTGTTCACGACCATGGCGGTGCTCGGCGCCGCCGTCAGCGCCCTGCCGGTGCTGCGCGAAGGGTTCCGCGTGCGGAGCCTGCAGGAGTACGCCGCCGACCGCGCCGCAGATCTGGCCGCGAGCCAGGGCGACCGGGGAGGAAGATGA
- the carA gene encoding glutamine-hydrolyzing carbamoyl-phosphate synthase small subunit, with amino-acid sequence MFTREPAVLVLEDGTRHTGRAYGARGTTLGEVVFATGMTGYQETITDPSYAGQIVLQTAPHIGNTGMNDEDPESRRIWVAGYVVRDPSRVVSNWRADSTLDEALVADGIVGISGIDTRAVTRHIRSAGSMRGGIFSGDAADIDPEEQLRIVREAPAMAGRNLSAEVSVSAPQVTPAVGERIGAVAVLDLGVKQATVANLAARGFDVHVLPQDVTIDQIRAIDPVGVFYSNGPGDPAASDDHVVLLRSVLDEKLPFFGICFGNQLLGRALGFGTYKLPFGHRGINQPVLDKQTGRVEITAHNHGFAVDAPIEGVTDSPSGYGRVEVSHVGLNDNVVEGLRALDLPAFSVQYHPEAAAGPHDANYLFDRFRDLVLANLETTKNA; translated from the coding sequence TTGTTCACCCGCGAACCCGCCGTGCTCGTCCTCGAAGACGGCACCCGCCACACCGGACGCGCCTACGGCGCCCGAGGCACGACCCTCGGTGAAGTGGTCTTCGCCACCGGCATGACCGGATACCAGGAGACGATCACCGACCCGTCCTACGCCGGCCAGATCGTGCTGCAGACGGCGCCGCACATCGGCAACACCGGCATGAACGACGAAGACCCCGAGTCGCGACGCATCTGGGTCGCCGGCTACGTCGTGCGCGACCCCTCCCGCGTCGTGTCCAACTGGCGCGCCGACAGCACGCTCGACGAGGCGCTCGTCGCCGACGGCATCGTCGGCATCAGCGGCATCGACACGCGTGCCGTCACCCGTCACATCCGCTCCGCCGGCAGCATGCGCGGGGGCATCTTCAGCGGCGACGCCGCCGACATCGACCCCGAGGAGCAGCTGCGCATCGTGCGCGAGGCCCCCGCGATGGCGGGTCGGAACCTGTCGGCCGAGGTGTCCGTCTCGGCCCCGCAGGTGACCCCGGCCGTCGGTGAGCGCATCGGCGCCGTCGCGGTGCTCGACCTCGGCGTCAAGCAGGCGACGGTGGCGAACCTCGCCGCGCGCGGGTTCGACGTGCACGTGCTGCCGCAGGACGTCACGATCGACCAGATCCGCGCCATCGACCCGGTGGGGGTGTTCTACTCCAACGGCCCCGGCGACCCCGCGGCATCCGACGATCACGTCGTACTGCTGCGCTCGGTGCTCGATGAGAAGCTGCCCTTCTTCGGCATCTGCTTCGGCAACCAGCTGCTGGGGCGCGCTCTCGGCTTCGGCACCTACAAGCTGCCGTTCGGCCACCGCGGCATCAACCAGCCGGTACTCGACAAGCAGACGGGGCGCGTGGAGATCACCGCGCACAACCACGGGTTCGCCGTGGATGCACCGATCGAGGGCGTCACCGACAGCCCCTCCGGCTACGGCCGGGTCGAGGTGAGCCACGTGGGACTCAACGACAACGTCGTCGAGGGCCTGCGGGCCCTGGACCTGCCGGCGTTCTCGGTGCAGTACCACCCGGAGGCCGCCGCCGGCCCGCACGACGCCAACTACCTGTTCGACCGCTTCCGCGACCTCGTGCTCGCGAACCTGGAGACCACGAAGAATGCCTAA
- a CDS encoding PH-like domain-containing protein: MTRETALLIIVAVAIGLLGLVAWGWKRRSRRDAGFAPPVGEIPAGATVIGVFPALYVATTRHGEPLERLAIRGLGFRSKADVTVTDAGVALDLVGQSRLFIDRARINGVAQATVAIDRVVERDGLARLDWQIPTADGDEIVVDSYFRPQETSARALVDALRQIPDSAPTTGDPA; this comes from the coding sequence ATGACCCGCGAGACCGCACTGCTGATCATCGTGGCCGTGGCGATCGGCCTCTTGGGTCTGGTCGCCTGGGGCTGGAAACGACGATCCCGCCGCGACGCCGGCTTCGCGCCGCCCGTGGGAGAGATCCCCGCCGGCGCCACCGTCATCGGCGTCTTCCCGGCGCTGTACGTCGCCACCACCCGCCACGGGGAGCCGCTCGAGCGGCTCGCCATCCGCGGCCTCGGCTTCCGATCCAAGGCCGACGTCACCGTGACGGATGCCGGTGTGGCCCTGGACCTCGTCGGGCAGTCGCGCCTGTTCATCGACCGCGCCCGCATCAACGGCGTCGCACAGGCCACCGTCGCGATCGACCGCGTCGTCGAGCGCGACGGCCTGGCGCGACTGGACTGGCAGATCCCCACCGCCGACGGCGACGAGATCGTCGTCGACTCCTACTTCCGACCCCAGGAGACCTCCGCGCGCGCGCTCGTCGACGCGCTGCGGCAGATCCCCGACTCCGCTCCCACGACAGGAGACCCCGCGTGA